One part of the Arachidicoccus terrestris genome encodes these proteins:
- the ftsA gene encoding cell division protein FtsA has translation MNENLNAQQRKIAEEMVQMSVDSDAPIIVGLDIGTTKIAAIAGRKNTQGKLEILGFGHAPSNGVQHGQVLNIDQTMRAINAALENCRASNPDLDINEVYVGIAGHHIKSLQTRGDIVRQNAELEIQRVEIEQLIDNQRKTFIPAGDQIIDVIPQDFYVDNFQFIKDPVGYNGVKVGANFHIITGDRNAIRNINRAVERSGLKTKDLVLQPLASSSAVLCDMDMEAGVAVLDIGGGTSDLAVFYEGVLKHTAVIPFGGENITHDIRLGLGVLKQQAEAMKKQFGSALTDEAKANAFITIPGLRGLPPREISVKNLANIIQARMTEILEFVTYHLKQVGLDNRKLNGGIILTGGGAQLKHLKQLTEFVTGLNARIGYPNEHLAPNHIEQLKNPIYSTCLGLILKGYSDYENHSKVFEGSNIVKHKTSQILVNNEPQQQTQSTPQEVLSRTEKTPAAPKQPKAPRKPNMFWEKFKNNLIDLFKEEEDQVIK, from the coding sequence ATGAACGAAAATCTAAACGCACAGCAACGGAAAATTGCGGAAGAAATGGTTCAGATGTCTGTCGACAGTGATGCACCCATCATTGTCGGACTCGATATTGGCACGACCAAAATCGCCGCCATCGCCGGCCGCAAAAATACGCAAGGCAAGCTGGAGATACTAGGATTTGGTCATGCTCCCAGCAACGGTGTTCAGCACGGACAGGTGCTAAATATTGACCAGACTATGCGTGCTATTAACGCAGCACTGGAGAACTGTCGTGCCAGCAACCCTGATCTGGATATCAACGAAGTTTATGTTGGTATTGCAGGACATCATATCAAGAGCCTTCAGACAAGAGGAGATATTGTCCGTCAGAATGCAGAACTCGAAATCCAGCGGGTAGAAATCGAGCAGCTCATCGATAACCAGCGCAAAACATTTATTCCTGCAGGTGATCAGATCATCGATGTGATTCCACAGGATTTCTATGTGGATAACTTTCAGTTCATCAAAGACCCTGTAGGCTATAATGGCGTGAAAGTTGGTGCTAATTTCCACATTATTACAGGAGACAGAAACGCGATCCGCAATATCAACCGTGCTGTGGAAAGAAGCGGCTTAAAAACAAAAGATCTGGTGTTACAGCCGCTGGCTTCTTCTTCGGCAGTTCTTTGCGACATGGATATGGAAGCAGGCGTTGCAGTGCTGGACATCGGTGGCGGGACCTCCGATCTCGCTGTATTCTATGAAGGTGTACTCAAACATACCGCCGTTATTCCTTTTGGCGGTGAAAACATTACACATGATATCCGTCTGGGCCTGGGTGTGCTGAAGCAGCAGGCAGAGGCGATGAAAAAACAATTTGGCTCCGCCCTCACCGATGAGGCCAAGGCCAATGCATTTATCACAATACCCGGATTGCGAGGTTTGCCACCCAGAGAGATCAGTGTGAAGAACCTGGCGAATATCATCCAGGCCAGAATGACCGAGATCCTGGAATTTGTAACTTATCACTTGAAACAAGTGGGTCTGGATAACCGCAAACTGAATGGCGGTATTATTCTGACAGGTGGTGGCGCGCAGCTCAAACATTTGAAACAATTAACCGAATTCGTCACAGGACTGAATGCCAGGATCGGTTATCCAAATGAACACCTGGCCCCTAACCACATTGAGCAACTGAAAAACCCGATCTACTCAACTTGTCTGGGATTGATCTTAAAAGGCTACAGTGATTATGAGAATCACAGTAAAGTTTTTGAAGGGTCTAATATTGTTAAGCATAAAACCAGCCAGATTCTGGTCAATAATGAGCCCCAGCAGCAAACACAGTCAACGCCACAGGAGGTGTTAAGCAGAACAGAGAAGACACCTGCGGCGCCTAAGCAGCCGAAGGCGCCCCGTAAACCGAATATGTTCTGGGAAAAATTCAAGAACAACCTGATCGACCTTTTCAAAGAAGAAGAAGATCAGGTCATCAAATAA
- a CDS encoding cell division protein FtsQ/DivIB, whose product MIKKKLILLTWIVLGFGAMALFFIGASTKGDKLCKGINVEVSRKAKQVFTDVQGIKQNIAEAGGKPGKPISQINLSEIEAKLKQNPWIRQIKLYFDNDQVLQASLEESDPIARVFTINGKSFYLDSGANFLPTNRNIVARIPVFTGFPSDKKILSAPDSAVLMDMKAIAQFVIQDTFWNSFIAQIDYDPADGFKILPTVGDQVIRIGNGEALESKFNRLYSFYRQVIARTGLDAYGEIDVQYQGQVVAVPAGKPSGIKKAPVSAGKSTGIPPPKATMPTKTIKKTSHSKTTKKP is encoded by the coding sequence ATGATTAAAAAGAAGCTCATATTATTGACATGGATAGTGCTTGGCTTTGGCGCCATGGCACTGTTCTTCATTGGTGCAAGCACCAAAGGAGATAAGTTATGTAAAGGCATCAATGTTGAGGTAAGCCGGAAAGCCAAACAAGTATTCACCGATGTACAAGGTATTAAACAAAATATTGCTGAAGCAGGAGGAAAGCCCGGAAAGCCCATCAGCCAAATCAACCTCAGTGAGATTGAAGCCAAGCTGAAGCAAAATCCATGGATCCGCCAGATCAAATTATACTTTGATAACGATCAAGTCTTACAGGCAAGCCTGGAAGAAAGTGATCCGATCGCCCGGGTATTCACTATTAATGGTAAATCTTTTTACCTGGACAGTGGGGCCAATTTTCTGCCAACTAATAGAAATATTGTAGCGCGTATTCCGGTATTCACCGGCTTCCCCTCCGACAAAAAAATACTGTCTGCCCCGGATAGCGCAGTATTAATGGATATGAAAGCCATCGCACAATTCGTAATACAAGATACTTTCTGGAACAGCTTCATTGCGCAGATCGATTATGATCCGGCCGACGGTTTCAAAATACTGCCTACCGTCGGTGATCAGGTGATTCGTATCGGCAACGGTGAAGCGCTGGAAAGCAAGTTCAATCGCTTATATAGTTTCTACCGTCAGGTCATTGCCCGAACAGGGCTGGACGCTTACGGTGAAATTGACGTCCAGTATCAGGGTCAAGTGGTTGCCGTTCCTGCCGGCAAGCCTTCCGGCATTAAAAAGGCACCGGTATCCGCGGGGAAATCTACCGGCATTCCGCCACCAAAGGCGACCATGCCCACAAAAACGATAAAAAAAACATCCCATTCGAAAACAACTAAAAAACCATAA
- the murC gene encoding UDP-N-acetylmuramate--L-alanine ligase: protein MSQELKHTATEARSLHDYRKVYFIGIGGIGMSALARFFKSKGAAVAGYDRHATPLTAALKQEGVHIHFEENPGLVPSDTELVVYTPAISAGNKELLYCRESGMEVVKRSDVLQWITEQSYNICVGGSHGKTSISAMTAHILRHTGYGCNAFLGGIAVNYDSNFWASEKAVSVIEADEYDRSFLKLSPDIAVITAMDADHLDIYGTPTEVENAYIAFSARTKPGGLLISKLGLKRDSELAADNHLRYSRFDNEADIYARNLRVEDGSYVFDVSFKGQPIDGLHLSIGGLHNVENMVAAVGVAAYLRISAEKIKAAVQDFKGVKRRFEYYLKTDRHILIDDYAHHPEEIAALIEGVRSLYGQKLTVVFQPHLYSRTKDLAAEFSQALDKADEVILLPVYPAREAPMEGVSSELILNGMYLEDKRILDKEKLLSAIEQEDPALLVLCGAGDIAELLLPVQDILEHNERKS from the coding sequence GTGAGTCAGGAGTTAAAACATACCGCAACAGAGGCCAGAAGCCTGCACGATTACCGGAAAGTTTATTTTATTGGCATCGGCGGCATTGGCATGAGTGCACTGGCAAGATTCTTTAAAAGTAAGGGCGCTGCCGTTGCGGGATATGACCGGCACGCCACCCCGCTGACCGCAGCATTGAAGCAAGAAGGCGTTCATATACATTTTGAGGAAAATCCCGGCTTGGTGCCTTCAGATACAGAACTGGTCGTGTATACGCCTGCCATCTCAGCGGGTAACAAAGAATTGCTTTATTGCAGAGAAAGCGGGATGGAAGTTGTTAAAAGGAGCGATGTGTTACAGTGGATAACTGAGCAGAGCTATAATATATGCGTTGGAGGGAGCCACGGCAAAACCTCTATTTCAGCGATGACCGCACATATTCTAAGACATACAGGATATGGATGCAACGCATTTCTAGGGGGCATTGCAGTAAATTATGACAGTAATTTCTGGGCGAGCGAAAAGGCGGTCAGCGTAATTGAAGCAGATGAGTATGACCGGTCCTTTTTAAAACTATCTCCTGATATAGCAGTCATAACGGCAATGGATGCGGACCACCTGGATATCTATGGCACCCCCACAGAAGTGGAAAATGCTTATATCGCCTTCTCTGCCAGGACTAAGCCGGGCGGTTTGCTGATCAGCAAGCTTGGACTTAAAAGAGACAGTGAACTGGCAGCGGACAACCATCTGCGTTATAGCAGATTTGATAATGAGGCGGATATTTATGCACGCAATCTTCGCGTGGAAGACGGCAGTTATGTATTCGACGTATCGTTTAAAGGGCAGCCTATAGACGGGCTGCATCTGTCTATAGGTGGCCTGCATAATGTTGAAAACATGGTGGCGGCCGTCGGCGTGGCAGCCTATTTAAGAATTTCAGCTGAAAAAATAAAGGCCGCGGTGCAGGATTTTAAAGGTGTTAAAAGAAGGTTTGAATATTACCTGAAAACTGATCGCCATATATTAATAGATGATTATGCCCACCACCCTGAAGAGATCGCGGCATTAATAGAAGGTGTCAGAAGCCTATATGGTCAAAAACTGACGGTGGTATTTCAGCCACATCTATATAGCAGGACAAAAGACCTCGCGGCTGAATTCTCTCAGGCACTGGACAAAGCAGATGAGGTAATACTGTTGCCTGTTTATCCGGCAAGGGAAGCGCCCATGGAAGGAGTCAGTAGTGAACTTATTTTAAACGGCATGTATTTAGAAGATAAAAGAATATTGGATAAGGAAAAGTTATTATCTGCCATTGAACAGGAAGACCCTGCTCTATTGGTGCTTTGTGGCGCAGGCGATATTGCTGAATTGCTGCTGCCTGTTCAAGATATTTTGGAGCATAATGAGAGAAAAAGTTAA
- the murG gene encoding undecaprenyldiphospho-muramoylpentapeptide beta-N-acetylglucosaminyltransferase, which produces MEKGNNTYNNPKRIIIAGGGTGGHIFPAIAIANALRKSDPGIELLFVGARGKMEMEKVPQAGYEIKGLNIAGFNRSSLLKNISLPFKLIKSFFQVKEIFGQFRPNAVVGVGGYSTFPVLRYAQKKGIPTFIHESNSFAGKSNILLGKHATKIFVASEAMEKFFPKGKIIITGNPVRKIISDSSVTRAEGLKFFGLDENKKTILAVGGSLGARSINEVMLAHLIDLHALNIQLIWQTGKNNSSRYIMSGKMHKSNVWVDEFIQEIDKAYAAADIVISRAGAMSVAEMCVAGKPTVFVPYPFASEDHQTENAMRLIRKDAAAMVKDSDAATKLFGVVTDILFDDEKLKKFRENVSLLAITNANEVIAEEILKSIQ; this is translated from the coding sequence ATGGAAAAAGGAAATAATACATATAACAATCCTAAACGCATTATCATCGCCGGCGGTGGTACAGGTGGTCATATATTCCCTGCCATTGCGATCGCCAATGCCCTGCGCAAATCTGACCCTGGCATTGAACTGCTGTTCGTTGGGGCAAGGGGCAAGATGGAAATGGAAAAGGTGCCGCAAGCGGGATATGAAATCAAGGGACTCAACATAGCGGGTTTTAACAGAAGTTCCCTATTAAAAAACATCAGTCTTCCCTTTAAGCTCATTAAAAGTTTCTTTCAGGTGAAAGAAATATTTGGGCAATTTAGACCAAACGCGGTTGTAGGTGTGGGTGGCTATTCGACCTTTCCGGTACTTAGATACGCTCAGAAAAAGGGGATACCTACTTTTATTCACGAATCGAACAGCTTTGCCGGTAAAAGCAATATTTTACTCGGCAAACATGCGACAAAAATATTTGTTGCCTCTGAAGCCATGGAGAAATTTTTCCCAAAAGGAAAAATCATCATTACCGGGAATCCGGTCAGAAAAATCATTTCTGATTCGAGTGTTACCCGGGCTGAAGGGCTGAAGTTCTTTGGACTGGATGAAAACAAAAAAACGATCCTGGCAGTAGGTGGTTCATTAGGCGCAAGGAGCATTAACGAGGTCATGCTGGCGCATTTGATTGATCTGCATGCCTTAAATATTCAGCTAATCTGGCAAACCGGAAAGAACAATTCTTCCCGTTATATCATGAGCGGAAAGATGCATAAAAGTAATGTCTGGGTGGACGAGTTTATCCAGGAGATTGACAAAGCCTATGCGGCGGCAGACATTGTTATATCCCGTGCAGGTGCTATGTCAGTAGCCGAAATGTGTGTAGCTGGTAAACCTACAGTGTTCGTTCCTTATCCCTTCGCATCCGAAGATCACCAGACCGAGAACGCCATGCGCTTGATCCGGAAAGATGCTGCCGCTATGGTCAAGGATAGTGATGCAGCTACAAAGTTATTCGGCGTTGTAACAGATATACTATTTGATGACGAGAAATTGAAGAAGTTTCGGGAGAATGTCAGCCTCTTAGCCATCACCAATGCAAATGAAGTCATCGCAGAAGAAATATTAAAATCGATTCAGTGA
- a CDS encoding FtsW/RodA/SpoVE family cell cycle protein — protein MINDLLEIENPFKGITQKTKGDRYIWASVALLALVSLLVVYSATGSLAYKMNHGNTEVYLFKQIVFIVLGLGVIYFLHRVNYSLYSKIALICYAVSIPLLIYTLFFGAEINDGSRWIKLPIINMTFQTSDFAKLALFMFMSRQLSRKQKVIKDFKKGFLPVFIPAAITCLLIFPANLSNGLLTGATALMLMFIGRVNLKHIGLVILTALIPVALLIGSAALHHSQTTDAAGHTIENSDSSEGLFKRFSTWRSRVENFMYSDDTEVPYQVKQSKIAIANGSVLFGLGPGNSRQRNYLPQAYNDFIYSIIIEEYGLLGGVFIIFIYLVFLFRCIRIFRKCPFAFGAFLALGLSFTLIIQALANMAVNVNLMPVTGVTLPLISMGGSSFLFTCASIGIILSVACNVEKMEGKRTDAIPVIQKEKIKAAVV, from the coding sequence ATGATTAATGATTTATTAGAAATAGAAAACCCCTTTAAGGGCATTACCCAAAAGACCAAAGGTGACCGGTATATCTGGGCATCAGTAGCCTTATTGGCACTAGTGTCATTACTGGTCGTATATAGTGCAACGGGATCCTTAGCCTATAAAATGAATCATGGTAATACAGAGGTTTACCTTTTCAAACAGATCGTGTTTATTGTACTCGGCCTGGGCGTCATATACTTTCTACACAGGGTCAACTATTCATTATATTCAAAAATTGCACTGATCTGTTATGCAGTATCTATTCCCTTACTGATTTATACTTTATTCTTTGGAGCGGAGATCAATGATGGTAGCAGGTGGATTAAACTGCCTATTATTAATATGACCTTCCAAACCAGTGATTTCGCCAAACTGGCGCTGTTTATGTTTATGAGTCGTCAGCTCAGCCGTAAGCAAAAAGTCATCAAAGATTTTAAAAAAGGCTTTCTGCCGGTTTTTATTCCTGCAGCCATTACTTGCTTACTAATCTTTCCCGCTAACCTTTCCAATGGGTTGCTGACCGGAGCAACGGCGTTAATGCTAATGTTTATCGGCCGGGTAAATCTTAAGCATATAGGCCTCGTGATCCTGACAGCCTTGATCCCCGTGGCATTACTTATCGGGTCCGCTGCTCTACACCACAGCCAGACGACAGATGCTGCAGGTCATACGATCGAAAACAGTGACAGCTCAGAAGGTCTCTTCAAGCGGTTTAGTACCTGGAGAAGCCGCGTTGAGAATTTTATGTATTCAGATGATACCGAAGTTCCTTATCAGGTTAAGCAATCAAAAATAGCGATCGCCAATGGAAGCGTCCTATTTGGGCTAGGACCTGGCAACAGCCGCCAGCGTAATTATTTGCCACAGGCCTATAATGATTTTATATACTCAATCATTATTGAAGAGTATGGACTTCTGGGTGGTGTCTTTATTATATTTATCTATCTGGTATTTTTATTTAGATGTATTCGAATATTTAGAAAGTGTCCCTTCGCCTTTGGCGCCTTTCTTGCTTTGGGGCTTAGTTTTACGCTGATCATTCAGGCATTGGCTAATATGGCAGTCAATGTCAACCTAATGCCAGTCACTGGTGTCACATTGCCTCTGATCAGTATGGGGGGAAGCTCCTTTCTATTCACATGTGCTTCAATTGGAATTATTCTAAGTGTAGCCTGTAATGTCGAAAAAATGGAAGGTAAACGAACTGACGCCATACCGGTGATTCAAAAGGAAAAAATAAAAGCAGCAGTGGTATAA
- the murD gene encoding UDP-N-acetylmuramoyl-L-alanine--D-glutamate ligase: MQTEIKHTNDHYDLIVLGGGESGVGAAVLARTRGLNVFLSDAGPIAPLYQRELEEHGVPYEQEGHSEAMILKAKEVVKSPGIPEKNELVKKIRARKIAVISEIELAYRYKGDSRIVGITGTNGKSTTTSLIFHICRAAGMDVALVGNIGISIARQVALDPKALYIAEISSFQLDDIVAFRPDIAILLNITEDHLDRYDYDIEKYIQSKFKIVQNQESGDYFIYNIDDPLITGHLKNISISSNLLPFSMKQEVSKGAYIKNSEMLIKLQEEQVSMNIYDFVALKGKHNQYNTMAAGITASVLDIRKEKIRSAVQTFESLAHRMEFVATIRGVDFINDSKGTNLNSVWFALESMEKPTVLIMGGVDKGNDYSLIADLVGEKVKAIVCIGLDNQKIADAFKDIVSPIVQTSSMKEAVDAAYHLAEKGDTVLLSPGCSSFDLFKNYMDRGDQFKENVKNL; encoded by the coding sequence GTGCAAACAGAGATAAAACATACAAATGATCATTATGACCTCATCGTTTTAGGCGGGGGGGAAAGCGGCGTCGGCGCCGCTGTGCTGGCGCGCACCAGAGGGCTAAACGTCTTTTTGAGTGATGCGGGTCCGATCGCGCCGCTTTACCAAAGGGAGCTAGAAGAACATGGTGTGCCCTATGAACAGGAAGGGCATAGCGAAGCCATGATCCTCAAAGCAAAAGAGGTGGTAAAAAGTCCGGGTATTCCGGAAAAAAACGAACTGGTCAAGAAAATCCGGGCAAGAAAAATCGCTGTCATCAGTGAGATAGAGCTGGCCTACCGGTATAAAGGTGACAGCCGGATTGTCGGAATTACCGGTACGAACGGGAAAAGCACAACAACCAGCCTGATCTTTCATATCTGCAGAGCCGCCGGCATGGATGTCGCCCTGGTGGGCAATATAGGGATCTCCATAGCCAGACAGGTCGCTCTCGACCCCAAGGCGCTCTATATCGCAGAGATCAGCTCCTTTCAGCTGGATGATATCGTGGCATTTCGGCCGGACATCGCCATTCTGCTCAACATCACGGAGGACCATCTGGACAGATATGACTATGATATCGAAAAATATATCCAAAGTAAGTTTAAAATCGTTCAAAATCAAGAATCCGGCGATTATTTCATCTATAACATAGACGACCCTCTGATCACCGGGCATTTAAAAAATATTTCCATCTCATCTAACTTATTACCTTTTTCTATGAAACAAGAAGTATCCAAAGGCGCCTATATTAAAAATAGCGAAATGCTCATTAAGCTGCAGGAAGAGCAGGTAAGCATGAATATCTATGATTTTGTCGCATTAAAAGGTAAGCATAACCAGTATAACACTATGGCAGCGGGCATCACGGCATCCGTCCTGGACATTCGAAAAGAAAAGATTCGTTCTGCGGTGCAGACTTTTGAGAGTTTGGCTCATCGCATGGAATTTGTGGCCACCATCAGAGGAGTGGACTTTATAAATGATAGTAAAGGTACCAACCTCAATTCCGTATGGTTTGCCCTGGAAAGCATGGAAAAACCTACGGTACTCATCATGGGCGGTGTTGACAAGGGCAACGATTATTCGCTAATTGCCGATCTCGTTGGTGAAAAAGTTAAAGCGATCGTATGTATCGGCCTGGACAATCAGAAAATTGCCGATGCCTTTAAAGATATTGTCAGCCCTATCGTCCAGACTTCATCCATGAAAGAAGCTGTTGACGCAGCCTATCACCTTGCAGAAAAAGGAGATACCGTATTACTGAGTCCCGGCTGTTCCAGTTTTGACCTTTTCAAAAACTACATGGATCGTGGGGATCAGTTTAAAGAAAATGTAAAGAATTTATAA
- the mraY gene encoding phospho-N-acetylmuramoyl-pentapeptide-transferase → MLYSLFTWLKQEFNIAGAGLFQYITFRAAMAILLSLFIATVYGKRIINLLSRKQIGETVRDLGLAGEAQKKGTPTMGGVIILLAIIIPTLLLADLDKVYVRLMLLCTVWLGAIGFLDDYLKIKSRKKAQQKGEQYKKKDSDGLAGTAKIIGQVGLGIIIGATLYFNHNVSMEREVIPAAGATTVDMTVSAPNETIRKVDGVERKYVKVNAPITTIPFVKNHEFNYSRLISWIGPGAEKYTWIVYILAVTFIITAVSNGSNMTDGLDGLAAGVSAFIGVGLGILVYVSGNFQMAGYLNIMYIPNLGELTIFISAFVGACIGFLWYNAYPAQVFMGDTGSLALGGIIASLAIIVRKELLLPIFCGIFFVETLSVIIQVSYFKYTKKKYGEGRRIFLMSPLHHHYQKKGFHESKIAIRFWIITVLLVVFSIATLKIR, encoded by the coding sequence ATGTTATATAGTCTTTTTACATGGTTAAAACAAGAATTTAATATCGCCGGAGCGGGATTGTTTCAATACATCACGTTCCGTGCCGCCATGGCCATACTGCTGTCCCTGTTTATCGCTACCGTTTATGGTAAGCGCATTATTAATCTGTTATCCAGAAAACAGATCGGCGAAACGGTTCGTGATCTTGGATTGGCGGGAGAAGCTCAGAAAAAAGGGACCCCTACGATGGGAGGGGTTATTATCCTGCTGGCGATCATTATCCCTACCCTCCTTCTGGCAGACCTGGATAAAGTATATGTCAGACTGATGCTGCTGTGTACCGTCTGGCTAGGCGCAATCGGATTTCTGGATGACTATCTGAAGATTAAATCCCGAAAAAAAGCGCAGCAAAAAGGCGAACAATATAAAAAGAAAGACTCTGACGGATTGGCCGGTACTGCTAAAATAATCGGTCAGGTCGGGCTAGGCATTATTATAGGAGCCACTTTATATTTTAACCATAACGTGTCAATGGAAAGGGAGGTCATTCCCGCGGCAGGAGCAACAACAGTTGACATGACCGTTTCAGCCCCCAATGAGACGATTAGAAAGGTGGATGGAGTGGAAAGAAAATATGTAAAGGTAAATGCACCGATCACAACCATCCCTTTTGTTAAAAACCACGAATTCAATTATAGCCGGCTTATCAGCTGGATCGGCCCGGGTGCAGAAAAATATACGTGGATTGTTTACATATTGGCCGTCACATTTATTATTACAGCCGTATCCAATGGTTCCAATATGACTGACGGGCTGGATGGACTCGCGGCCGGTGTCAGTGCCTTTATCGGTGTTGGGTTGGGCATTTTGGTCTATGTATCGGGTAACTTCCAAATGGCGGGCTATCTGAACATTATGTATATCCCAAATCTCGGCGAGTTGACCATATTTATCAGCGCGTTTGTAGGAGCCTGTATCGGATTTCTCTGGTATAACGCTTATCCGGCACAGGTATTCATGGGTGATACAGGGTCTTTGGCGCTAGGCGGGATCATTGCCTCTCTGGCCATTATTGTGCGCAAGGAATTACTGCTACCCATTTTCTGCGGAATATTTTTCGTGGAGACACTCAGTGTCATTATCCAGGTAAGTTATTTTAAATACACAAAAAAGAAATACGGCGAGGGCAGGCGTATCTTCTTAATGAGTCCTTTGCATCATCATTATCAGAAAAAGGGATTTCATGAAAGTAAGATCGCTATCCGTTTCTGGATCATTACCGTATTACTGGTGGTATTTTCCATTGCCACACTGAAGATCAGATAA
- a CDS encoding UDP-N-acetylmuramoyl-L-alanyl-D-glutamate--2,6-diaminopimelate ligase has translation MKDLRDILHKVALVQVHGNTNLTVKDLQLDSRKVQAGSVFIAVPGVQVDGHTFIEKAIGLGAAAIICEKLPEKLHDAVTYVEVRNSHEATGVMAHNFYDEPSAKLQLVGVTGTNGKTTIATLLFNLFTELGYKAGLISTVQNKIGTEVIPATHTTPDAIQLNALLSEMVENGCSHAFMECSSHAIDQRRIAGLHFKGALFSNITHDHLDYHKTFDNYIKAKKAFFDGLSSDAFALSNIDDKHGTVMLQNTRAGKHYYGLKNMAEFKGKILENNLTGLTMLVGQTEVSFGLIGTFNAYNLLAVYGAATLLGESSDEVLRILSMIKGAEGRFDYVISPSQIIAIVDYAHTPDALENVLSTISQLRNNGGQVISVVGCGGDRDRTKRPEMAAAAAALSDRVILTSDNPRSEDPAAIIREMETGLDSAGRKKTISIVDRREAIKTAISLADSGDIVLVAGKGHEKYQEIKGVRSHFDDKEVLQEMFDLLEK, from the coding sequence TTGAAAGATTTACGCGACATATTACATAAGGTAGCACTAGTTCAGGTTCACGGCAATACGAACCTGACTGTAAAAGACCTCCAGCTGGATTCCCGAAAAGTTCAGGCAGGCAGTGTTTTCATTGCAGTCCCCGGTGTTCAGGTCGATGGTCACACCTTTATAGAAAAGGCTATCGGACTGGGCGCAGCCGCCATTATCTGTGAAAAACTGCCTGAAAAATTACATGATGCGGTCACATATGTAGAAGTAAGGAATAGCCATGAAGCCACCGGTGTTATGGCACATAACTTTTACGATGAGCCATCTGCCAAGTTGCAACTGGTAGGCGTGACCGGCACTAACGGTAAGACGACTATTGCTACCTTACTCTTCAACCTTTTTACAGAGCTGGGTTATAAAGCAGGCTTGATCAGTACTGTCCAAAATAAGATCGGCACAGAAGTGATTCCCGCTACGCATACCACACCCGACGCCATACAGCTGAATGCCTTGTTGTCGGAAATGGTTGAAAACGGATGCAGCCATGCATTTATGGAATGCAGCAGCCATGCCATTGACCAGCGACGCATCGCGGGACTTCATTTCAAGGGTGCATTATTCAGCAATATTACCCATGATCACCTGGACTACCACAAAACCTTCGATAATTACATAAAGGCCAAGAAGGCATTTTTTGATGGGTTAAGTTCAGATGCCTTCGCTTTATCCAATATCGATGATAAGCACGGAACGGTCATGCTGCAAAATACCAGGGCCGGTAAACACTATTATGGCCTCAAAAACATGGCAGAGTTTAAGGGCAAAATCCTGGAAAACAACCTGACCGGACTTACCATGTTAGTCGGCCAGACAGAAGTCAGTTTTGGATTGATCGGCACTTTTAATGCCTACAACCTGTTAGCCGTCTATGGTGCAGCAACATTACTGGGTGAAAGCAGCGACGAGGTATTGAGAATCCTTTCCATGATCAAGGGCGCTGAAGGCCGTTTCGACTATGTCATCAGCCCAAGTCAAATCATCGCAATAGTAGACTATGCCCATACGCCTGACGCACTGGAAAATGTACTCTCCACTATTAGTCAACTCAGAAATAATGGCGGGCAGGTTATTTCGGTTGTAGGCTGCGGCGGGGACAGAGATCGGACCAAAAGGCCTGAAATGGCTGCGGCGGCCGCAGCATTGAGCGACCGGGTTATCCTCACCAGTGACAATCCGAGATCCGAAGATCCGGCAGCCATTATCCGTGAAATGGAAACCGGTCTGGACAGTGCAGGCAGGAAAAAAACAATCAGCATCGTAGATCGCAGAGAGGCGATTAAAACCGCCATCAGTCTGGCGGACTCAGGGGACATCGTTCTTGTGGCAGGCAAAGGACACGAAAAATATCAGGAGATAAAAGGCGTCAGGAGCCATTTCGATGACAAGGAAGTATTGCAGGAAATGTTCGACCTGCTTGAAAAGTAA